Proteins encoded in a region of the Raphanus sativus cultivar WK10039 chromosome 8, ASM80110v3, whole genome shotgun sequence genome:
- the LOC108819009 gene encoding abscisic acid receptor PYR1, translating to MPSELTQEERSALAQSIAEFHTYQLGPGSCSSLHAQRIHAPPEIVWSVVRQFDKPQTYKHFIKSCSVDEGFEMRVGCTRDVIVISGLPANTSTERLDILDDERRVTGFSIIGGEHRLVNYKSVTTVHRFEKERRVWTVVLESYVVDMPEGNSEEDTRMFADTVVKLNLQKLATVTEAMARNAAGEGGGSQAT from the coding sequence ATGCCTTCGGAGTTAACTCAGGAAGAACGATCAGCCCTCGCGCAATCCATCGCCGAGTTCCACACTTACCAACTCGGTCCAGGAAGCTGCTCCTCACTCCACGCGCAGCGAATCCACGCGCCGCCGGAGATCGTCTGGTCAGTCGTCCGTCAGTTCGACAAACCGCAGACGTACAAACACTTCATCAAATCCTGCTCCGTCGATGAAGGATTCGAGATGCGTGTTGGATGCACGCGCGACGTGATCGTGATCAGTGGATTGCCGGCGAACACGTCGACGGAGAGGCTCGATATACTAGACGACGAGAGGCGAGTGACGGGGTTTAGCATCATCGGAGGAGAGCACAGGCTGGTGAACTACAAGTCGGTGACGACCGTGCACAGGTTCGAGAAGGAGAGACGGGTGTGGACGGTGGTGCTCGAGTCGTACGTCGTGGATATGCCGGAAGGGAACTCGGAAGAGGACACAAGAATGTTCGCTGATACAGTCGTTAAACTGAATCTGCAGAAATTGGCGACTGTCACCGAAGCCATGGCTCGTAACGCCGCCGGAGAGGGAGGCGGCTCTCAGGCGacttag
- the LOC108820042 gene encoding uncharacterized protein LOC108820042, producing the protein MSIAMDRAMMALNLEEEDVPFKMPTLPGFSSAEDNKLSLIGRVLNPECQKMSNLIYRMPRKWGKEGRVRGVALSAERFQFFFQKEHDLLDVLEKGVQTCNEWVIVLERWVENPPEDYLQHVPIWVQISKIPVNHYTEKALTALGDIVGETMVVAYDPSKPITQPFVRVKVKFNVAKALRPSKVIDLGEGKTAVVHFHYENIQKRCFTCFRLNHEKSICPLTVNRRREEARVRRMKIQEELALKQPIIQPQDPLYGVLSDDQVGINPDTGRPRIAEEVLQEMRRYLLANTGEDQAIKIDRVINSVKEAESDPMVQRACLRLEAPPEFTKDLNREKGLVFDYGKQLAIQENKAQAPKPDKLMAASFKAFETRSLPGKGDLYSSDGNSSSFNSSRSVYPTVFKSEAWESGSSGTNRMRITQRKRPSKAKRKQRKGGAAKEELCERFAQREGKQAAGAKKRKLEEKEESGRSTPKACCLKVIPHEGLPNAQ; encoded by the coding sequence ATGTCTATTGCCATGGATAGAGCGATGATGGCGCTCAacctagaagaagaagacgtgCCTTTCAAGATGCCAACACTACCTGGGTTTAGCTCGGCTGAAGATAACAAACTGAGTCTGATAGGTCGAGTTCTAAACCCAGAGTGTCAAAAGATGTCAAACTTGATATACAGGATGCCAAGGAAGTGGGGAAAAGAAGGAAGAGTCCGTGGGGTTGCTCTGTCTGCAGAACGTTTCCAATTCTTCTTTCAAAAGGAGCATGACCTCTTAGATGTTCTTGAGAAAGGGGTCCAAACCTGCAACGAGTGGGTTATTGTGCTGGAACGCTGGGTGGAGAACCCTCCAGAAGATTACCTGCAACATGTGCCTATTTGGGTCCAAATCAGTAAAATCCCGGTGAACCACTACACTGAGAAAGCTCTTACGGCATTGGGGGATATCGTGGGCGAAACCATGGTTGTTGCTTACGACCCATCCAAGCCCATTACTCAGCCGTTTGTCAGGGTTAAGGTTAAGTTCAACGTCGCGAAGGCTTTGCGACCCTCGAAGGTGATTGATCTGGGGGAAGGAAAAACAGCTGTGGTTCACTTTCACTATGAAAATATCCAGAAGCGCTGTTTTACTTGCTTCCGTCTTAACCATGAGAAGTCAATTTGCCCTCTGACGGTGAATCGACGCCGAGAGGAAGCCAGAGTCAGAAGAATGAAAATCCAAGAGGAGTTAGCTCTAAAGCAGCCTATTATCCAGCCTCAGGACCCACTGTATGGAGTTCTCTCCGATGACCAGGTGGGGATAAACCCTGATACAGGCCGTCCTCGAATTGCTGAAGAAGTCCTACAGGAGATGAGAAGGTACCTTCTTGCCAACACAGGGGAGGATCAGGCTATCAAGATTGACAGAGTCATAAACTCAGTCAAAGAAGCTGAGTCTGATCCGATGGTGCAAAGAGCTTGCCTTAGGTTGGAGGCTCCTCCTGAGTTTACCAAAGATCTTAACAGAGAAAAAGGCCTAGTTTTTGATTATGGAAAGCAGCTGGCGATCCAGGAGAACAAGGCTCAGGCCCCTAAACCAGACAAGCTGATGGCAGCCTCTTTCAAGGCTTTCGAAACTCGGAGTCTTCCTGGGAAGGGAGATCTGTACAGCTCAGATGGAAATTCAAGCAGCTTCAACTCATCTCGCTCTGTTTATCCAACGGTTTTCAAGTCAGAGGCTTGGGAGTCTGGCTCATCCGGGACTAACAGAATGCGAATCACTCAACGTAAGAGGCCTTCGAAGGCgaaaagaaagcaaagaaaagGAGGAGCCGCAAAGGAGGAGCTATGTGAAAGATTTGCACAAAGAGAGGGGAAGCAAGCTGCGGGTGCAAAAAAGAGGAAGCTTGAAGAGAAAGAGGAGTCAGGAAGATCAACACCAAAGGCGTGCTGCCTTAAGGTGATCCCACATGAGGGATTGCCAAACGCCCAATGA